In the Urocitellus parryii isolate mUroPar1 chromosome 10, mUroPar1.hap1, whole genome shotgun sequence genome, one interval contains:
- the Ap1ar gene encoding AP-1 complex-associated regulatory protein, with product MGNCCWTQCFGLLRKEAGRLQRVGGGGGSKYFRTCSRGEHLTIEFENLVESDEGESPGSSHRPLTEEEIVDLRERHYDSIAEKQKDLDKKIQKELAIQEEKLRLEEEALYAAQREAARAAKQRKLLEQERLRVVQRYHPSNNGDYQSSGPEDDFESCTINVKSQYEVFRSSRLSSDATVLTPNTESSCDLMTKTKSTSGNDDSTSLDLEWEDEEGMNRMLPMRERSKTEEDILRAALKCSSKKTGSNPTSASDDSNGLEWENDFVSAEMDDNGNSEYSGFVNPVLELSDSGMKQSDTGQQTR from the exons ATGGGGAACTGCTGCTGGACGCAGTGCTTCGGGCTGCTCCGCAAGGAAGCGGGGCGGCTGCAGCGTGTAGGAGGCGGCGGAGG ATCCAAGTATTTTAGAACATGCTCAAGAGGTGAGCACTTAACTATAGAG TTTGAGAATCTAGTAGAAAGTGATGAA GGGGAGAGCCCAGGAAGCAGTCATAG gcctcttacagaagaagaaattgtcGATCTACGAGAGCGGCATTATGATTCTATTgctgaaaaacagaaagatcttGATAAGAAAATCCAAAAAGAG TTAGCCATACAAGAAGAGAAGTTAAGACTAGAAGAAGAAGCTTTATACGCTGCACAGCGTGAAGCAGCCAGGGCAGCAAAGCAGCGAAAGCTCTTGGAG CAAGAAAGGCTGAGAGTTGTGCAGCGGTATCATCCTTCTAATAATGGAGACTATCAAAG TTCAGGACCAGAAGATGACTTTGAATCTTGTACGATAAATGTGAAGTCTCAATATGAAGTTTTTCGAAGCAGCA GACTGTCATCAGATGCCACAGTATTGACACCAAATACAGAAAGCAGCTGTGATTTAATGACCAAAACTAAATCAACTAGTGGAAATGATGACAGTACATCCTTAGATCTCGAGTGGGAAGATGAAGAAG GCATGAATAGAATGCTTCCAATGAGAGAACGTTCCAAAACGGAGGAAGACATTCTCCGGGCAGCACTTAAGTGTAGCAGCAAGAAGACTGGAAGTAACCCCACATCAGCCTCTGATGATTCCAACGGACTAGAGTGGGAGAATGATTTTGTCAGTGCCGAAATGGATGATAATGGCAACTCCGAGTATTCTGGATTTGTAAATCCTGTATTAGAACTGTCTGATTCTGGCATGAAGCAGTCTGATACAGGTCAACAGACTCGATAG